One Natronobacterium texcoconense DNA window includes the following coding sequences:
- a CDS encoding mandelate racemase/muconate lactonizing enzyme family protein yields MGVDYTDLHDPNAEYTMRDLSAETMNVTRERGGGRDVEITDVQTTMVDGNFPWTLVRIYTDAGIVGTGEAYWGAGAPELIERMAPFLEGENPLDIDRLTEHLVQKMSGEGSIGGVTVTAISGIEVALHDLAGKILEVPAYQLLGGKYRDEVRVYCDCHTEEEADPIACADEAERVVEELGYDALKFDLDVPSGHEKDRANRHLRGPEIEHKASIVEAITERVGSRADVAFDCHWTFSGGSAKRLAKRLEEYDVWWLEDPVPPENHDVQREVTQSTTTPITVGENVYRKHGQRRLLEEQAVDIIAPDMPKVGGMRETRKIADLADMYYVPVAMHNVASPVATMGSAHVGAAIPNSLAVEYHSYELGWWEDLVEEDVIEDGYIEIPEAPGLGVTLDLDVVEEHMVEGEELFDEA; encoded by the coding sequence ATGGGAGTCGATTACACGGATCTTCACGACCCGAACGCGGAGTATACGATGCGGGACCTCTCCGCGGAGACGATGAACGTCACACGCGAGCGTGGCGGCGGACGGGACGTCGAGATCACGGACGTCCAGACGACGATGGTCGACGGCAACTTCCCCTGGACGCTCGTCCGGATCTACACCGACGCCGGCATCGTCGGCACGGGTGAGGCGTACTGGGGGGCCGGAGCACCCGAACTCATCGAGCGAATGGCACCCTTCCTCGAGGGCGAGAACCCACTCGACATCGATCGCCTGACCGAACACCTCGTCCAGAAGATGTCCGGCGAGGGCTCGATCGGCGGCGTTACCGTGACAGCGATTTCGGGGATCGAGGTCGCACTGCACGACCTGGCGGGCAAGATCCTCGAGGTACCCGCATACCAGCTTCTCGGCGGGAAATACCGCGACGAGGTACGCGTCTACTGTGACTGTCACACCGAGGAGGAAGCCGACCCGATCGCCTGTGCCGACGAAGCAGAACGCGTCGTCGAGGAACTCGGCTACGACGCCCTCAAATTCGACCTCGACGTTCCCTCCGGCCACGAGAAGGATCGCGCGAACCGCCACCTTCGGGGGCCCGAGATCGAACACAAAGCGAGCATCGTCGAGGCGATCACCGAACGCGTCGGCTCCCGCGCCGACGTCGCCTTCGACTGTCACTGGACGTTCTCCGGTGGCTCCGCGAAGCGACTCGCGAAGCGCCTCGAGGAGTACGACGTCTGGTGGCTCGAGGACCCCGTGCCGCCGGAGAACCACGACGTCCAGCGCGAGGTTACCCAGTCGACGACGACGCCGATCACCGTCGGCGAGAACGTCTACCGCAAACACGGGCAGCGCCGACTGCTCGAGGAGCAGGCGGTCGACATCATCGCGCCCGATATGCCAAAAGTCGGCGGCATGCGCGAGACCCGAAAGATTGCGGATCTAGCGGACATGTACTACGTTCCCGTTGCAATGCACAACGTCGCCTCGCCGGTCGCGACGATGGGCAGTGCCCACGTCGGTGCGGCGATTCCGAACTCGCTGGCCGTCGAGTACCACTCCTACGAACTCGGCTGGTGGGAGGACCTCGTCGAGGAGGACGTCATCGAGGACGGCTACATCGAGATCCCCGAAGCGCCCGGTCTGGGCGTCACGCTGGATCTCGACGTCGTCGAGGAACACATGGTCGAAGGCGAGGAACTCTTCGACGAAGCGTAG
- a CDS encoding glucose 1-dehydrogenase encodes MKAIAVEPGAGEPTLVERPRPEPEPGEALVRTLRVGVDGTDHEVIAGHHGEVPAGEDRLVLGHEAVGVVEDSNGTALEEGAVVVPTVRRSPTAVGTNDYFERGEPDMAPDGEYVERGIVGEHGFMAEYFTSPAEYLVEIPEELASLGFLVEPISISEKAFEHAFASRSAFDWEPESALVLGNGSLGLLTLAMLEDVLEFDRTYCLGRRDRPDPTIDAVEKLGATYIDSRETPVPEIPDAYEAVDFVYEATGYARHAVETVDALAPNGVGALLGVPEPWEFEVDGGRLHREMVLHNKALVGTVNSHRGHFESAVDTLTQLPDWFTDDLVTGVYGIEEYQKAFETGDDVVKTAVEFASL; translated from the coding sequence ATGAAAGCGATCGCTGTCGAACCAGGGGCCGGCGAACCGACGCTCGTCGAGCGGCCACGGCCAGAACCGGAGCCCGGCGAGGCCCTGGTTCGAACGCTACGAGTGGGCGTCGACGGAACCGACCACGAAGTTATCGCGGGACACCACGGGGAAGTGCCCGCCGGTGAAGACCGACTCGTACTCGGACACGAAGCCGTCGGCGTCGTCGAGGACTCCAACGGGACGGCCCTCGAGGAAGGAGCAGTCGTCGTCCCGACCGTCCGACGGTCGCCGACAGCGGTCGGCACGAACGACTACTTCGAGCGCGGCGAGCCCGACATGGCGCCCGACGGCGAGTACGTCGAACGCGGAATCGTCGGCGAACACGGGTTCATGGCGGAATACTTCACCAGTCCGGCGGAGTACCTCGTGGAGATTCCCGAGGAGTTGGCGTCACTGGGCTTTCTCGTCGAACCGATCAGTATCTCCGAGAAGGCGTTCGAACACGCCTTCGCCTCCCGGTCGGCGTTCGACTGGGAGCCAGAATCGGCGTTGGTGCTCGGCAACGGCTCGCTCGGACTGCTCACGCTGGCGATGCTCGAGGACGTCCTCGAGTTCGACCGGACCTACTGTCTCGGTCGCCGCGACCGGCCGGATCCGACGATCGACGCCGTCGAGAAACTGGGTGCGACCTACATCGACTCCCGTGAGACGCCGGTCCCCGAGATTCCCGACGCGTACGAGGCGGTCGACTTCGTCTACGAGGCCACGGGGTACGCCAGACACGCCGTCGAAACCGTCGACGCGCTCGCCCCGAACGGCGTCGGTGCCCTGCTCGGCGTTCCGGAACCCTGGGAGTTCGAGGTCGACGGGGGTCGACTCCACCGCGAGATGGTCCTGCACAACAAGGCGCTGGTCGGCACCGTCAACTCCCATCGCGGCCACTTCGAGTCCGCCGTCGACACCCTCACACAGCTTCCCGACTGGTTCACCGACGACCTCGTGACCGGCGTCTACGGCATAGAAGAGTACCAGAAGGCCTTCGAGACCGGCGACGACGTCGTGAAGACGGCCGTCGAGTTCGCCTCGCTGTAG